A region of Planctomycetota bacterium DNA encodes the following proteins:
- a CDS encoding zf-HC2 domain-containing protein: MSDIPPTGKRPPCPQAASALSCKDCVEFLLDYLDGQLPAEQRFTFESHIAFCGDCEVFLANYRKAVELTSGCARGGAGAPGKIPEHMVDAIVKALKRPE; the protein is encoded by the coding sequence ATGAGCGACATTCCCCCGACGGGCAAGCGTCCGCCGTGTCCGCAGGCCGCCTCGGCGCTGTCCTGCAAGGACTGCGTGGAGTTTCTTCTGGACTACTTGGACGGGCAACTGCCGGCGGAGCAGCGGTTCACGTTTGAATCGCATATCGCGTTCTGCGGCGACTGCGAGGTTTTCCTCGCGAACTACCGCAAGGCGGTCGAGCTGACATCGGGCTGCGCCCGAGGCGGGGCCGGTGCGCCGGGGAAGATCCCCGAGCACATGGTGGACGCGATCGTCAAGGCGCTCAAGCGCCCCGAGTAG
- a CDS encoding carboxymuconolactone decarboxylase family protein yields MARLPIQNPEAATGTNQEIYAHLRKVLGTVPNMTRVMGNSPAVLQAYAQFSGALNGAKLGAGVREQIALLTAEENACGYCLAAHSAIGKMVGLKPEQMDAARHAEATDPKTRGALRFAQAVLATKGGVSDADVQSARSAGLSDAELAEVVGAVALNVFTNYFNRAFSVDIDFPRVELHAHA; encoded by the coding sequence ATGGCACGTCTTCCGATCCAGAATCCTGAGGCCGCGACCGGCACCAACCAGGAGATCTACGCGCACCTGCGCAAGGTGCTGGGCACCGTCCCGAACATGACGCGGGTGATGGGCAACAGCCCGGCGGTTCTGCAGGCGTACGCGCAGTTCAGCGGCGCGCTGAACGGCGCGAAGCTGGGCGCGGGGGTGCGCGAGCAGATCGCGCTACTGACGGCGGAGGAGAACGCGTGCGGGTACTGCCTGGCGGCGCACAGCGCGATCGGCAAGATGGTGGGGCTGAAGCCCGAGCAGATGGATGCGGCGCGCCACGCCGAGGCGACCGACCCGAAGACGCGCGGCGCGCTGCGCTTCGCGCAGGCGGTGCTCGCGACGAAGGGCGGCGTGTCGGACGCCGATGTGCAGAGTGCGCGGAGCGCGGGGCTGAGCGACGCGGAACTGGCGGAGGTGGTGGGGGCGGTCGCGCTGAACGTGTTCACGAACTACTTCAACCGCGCGTTCTCGGTGGACATCGACTTCCCGCGCGTCGAACTGCACGCGCACGCGTAG
- the trxA gene encoding thioredoxin: MQRRTWTLMVGAGACCAAACAAWLAPAREQASNVKGAATMESEQNGVVHLTAESFGTTLAGTDQPVLVDFWASWCPPCRALAPTIDAIAEDAQGKAVIAKLDVDEARDVAREHRIQSIPTLVIFKDGREVDRMVGLQSRGEIERRLAKAAG; this comes from the coding sequence ATGCAACGACGGACCTGGACGCTCATGGTGGGTGCGGGGGCGTGCTGTGCGGCGGCGTGTGCCGCATGGCTGGCGCCGGCACGCGAGCAGGCATCGAACGTGAAAGGAGCAGCGACCATGGAATCGGAGCAGAACGGCGTGGTGCATCTGACGGCGGAGTCGTTCGGGACGACCCTCGCGGGCACGGACCAGCCGGTGCTGGTGGACTTCTGGGCCTCGTGGTGCCCGCCGTGCCGGGCGCTCGCGCCGACGATCGACGCGATCGCCGAGGATGCGCAGGGCAAGGCGGTGATCGCCAAGCTGGATGTTGACGAAGCGCGCGACGTGGCGCGAGAGCACCGGATCCAGTCCATCCCGACGCTGGTGATCTTCAAGGACGGGCGCGAGGTGGATCGGATGGTGGGCCTGCAATCCAGGGGCGAGATCGAGCGCCGCCTGGCCAAGGCCGCCGGGTAG
- a CDS encoding RNA polymerase sigma factor, with protein sequence MAPTAPASPGSTARRRVPTLGAPADEAVARLLDLYGPRIRALAHRLCRNHADADDAVQDTFLRAFRKWHTFRGDADPGTWLYAIAVRECRARRKRDARRRTPAMSQLMPWSETTVAQFAAARADEPHEAERRESVERVHGAIADLPEHLRVPVLLKDVLGVRVEDVAGALGLAENTVKTRLHRARLALRKAMTARAPSVDAPPPIFEKQVCLDLLKTKLDAMDRGGAAAGFLVPQAEVCARCRAVFRELDLVQDACTQLASGDLPDALRSAILRAIAARDAAPRAARRGRRPVRRSRPRSAG encoded by the coding sequence ATGGCCCCCACCGCACCCGCATCGCCCGGGAGCACCGCACGACGCCGCGTGCCGACCCTCGGTGCGCCGGCCGACGAGGCCGTTGCACGTCTGCTCGATCTCTACGGCCCGCGCATCCGCGCCCTCGCGCATCGCCTCTGTCGCAACCATGCCGACGCCGACGACGCGGTGCAGGACACCTTCCTCCGCGCGTTCCGCAAGTGGCACACGTTCCGGGGCGACGCCGATCCGGGCACCTGGCTGTACGCGATCGCTGTGCGCGAGTGCCGCGCCCGGCGCAAGCGCGACGCCCGCCGACGCACGCCCGCCATGTCGCAGCTCATGCCGTGGAGCGAGACCACCGTCGCGCAGTTCGCCGCGGCCCGGGCCGACGAGCCGCACGAGGCCGAACGGCGCGAGAGCGTCGAGCGCGTCCACGGAGCGATCGCCGACCTTCCCGAGCATCTACGCGTTCCGGTTCTTCTCAAGGACGTCCTGGGCGTGCGCGTCGAGGACGTCGCGGGCGCGCTCGGGCTGGCCGAGAACACGGTCAAGACCCGCCTGCACCGGGCGCGCCTGGCGCTGCGCAAGGCGATGACCGCCCGCGCGCCCAGCGTCGACGCCCCGCCCCCGATCTTCGAGAAGCAGGTCTGCCTCGACCTGCTCAAGACGAAACTGGACGCGATGGACCGTGGGGGCGCGGCCGCCGGATTCCTCGTGCCGCAGGCGGAGGTCTGCGCCCGCTGTCGCGCCGTCTTCCGCGAACTCGATCTCGTGCAGGACGCCTGCACGCAACTGGCGTCGGGCGACCTCCCCGACGCGCTGCGGAGCGCGATCCTGCGCGCGATCGCGGCGCGCGACGCGGCTCCCCGCGCCGCGCGCCGGGGCCGCCGCCCGGTGCGGCGGTCCCGCCCACGATCGGCCGGCTGA
- a CDS encoding antibiotic biosynthesis monooxygenase, which produces MRRRTWMIAAGAALGTLAGGFAISGCTIATPFKGPGYSRGEGVTLAGVGSTVVVSVTHARVERSKRAVFDQHSARVVRSMGEHDGLIGYSVRRELLGDGVWTMTVWRDRDAVLNFANTRVHTDAMGEGLPAVKEMHFLRFECPTREAPPSWTQALARLDEDIASRAAAAARE; this is translated from the coding sequence ATGCGACGACGGACATGGATGATCGCGGCCGGGGCGGCCTTGGGCACGCTGGCCGGCGGTTTCGCGATCAGCGGCTGCACCATCGCGACGCCCTTCAAGGGACCCGGCTATTCGCGGGGCGAGGGTGTTACGCTCGCGGGAGTGGGTAGCACGGTGGTCGTGTCGGTGACGCACGCGCGGGTGGAGCGGTCGAAACGTGCCGTATTCGATCAGCATTCGGCGCGGGTGGTGCGGAGCATGGGTGAGCACGACGGGCTCATCGGGTACTCGGTGCGGCGCGAACTGCTCGGCGACGGCGTCTGGACGATGACGGTGTGGCGCGACCGCGACGCCGTGCTGAACTTCGCCAATACGCGGGTGCATACCGACGCTATGGGCGAAGGGCTGCCCGCGGTGAAGGAGATGCACTTCCTGCGGTTCGAGTGCCCGACCCGGGAAGCGCCCCCATCGTGGACGCAGGCGCTCGCGCGGCTGGACGAGGACATCGCCAGCCGGGCGGCGGCGGCGGCACGGGAATGA
- a CDS encoding nuclear transport factor 2 family protein codes for MNTTMTPSETATVARRLTGLCNAGNFSEAMQELYADNARHIEAMEIPGSPYKRITEGKANLLKMSELWCKTNTVHSASCSAPLVNGDQFVCEMKMDVTCGEGPMAGQRMNMNETCLYTVANGKITEAKFFYGCDM; via the coding sequence ATGAACACCACCATGACGCCGTCCGAAACCGCCACCGTCGCTCGCCGCCTGACCGGCCTGTGCAACGCCGGCAACTTCTCCGAGGCGATGCAGGAGCTGTACGCCGACAACGCCCGCCACATCGAGGCGATGGAGATCCCCGGCAGCCCGTACAAGCGCATCACCGAGGGCAAGGCCAACCTCCTCAAGATGAGCGAGCTCTGGTGCAAGACCAACACCGTTCATAGCGCGTCCTGCAGCGCGCCCCTCGTCAACGGCGACCAGTTCGTCTGCGAGATGAAGATGGACGTGACCTGCGGCGAGGGCCCCATGGCCGGCCAGCGCATGAACATGAACGAAACCTGCCTCTACACCGTCGCCAACGGCAAGATCACCGAGGCCAAGTTCTTCTACGGCTGCGATATGTAA
- a CDS encoding efflux RND transporter permease subunit yields the protein MKSFTDIFIRKPVLAIVINLIILAVGWRSIDALAVRQYPRLESSAILITTVYVGANAETVRGFITTPIEQAVSAIDGIDYIESSSRAGVSVVTVRLRLNHDSNDALAEISARLNQVRSRLPSDAEAPSVDIQRTDKPYATFYISFTSDDLSLTQLNDYLVREVQPEFQTIEGVQRAGVEGQRELALRAWLDTTKMESYDITASEVRLALTRNNFLATVGRTKSSDVQIDLLTDTDLKSVAEFEDLIVREREGTLVRLKDIARVELGSEEPTGEAGFNGKPAIWLSIWPLPRANELDVASRLKERIEQVRPTLPKGVEMTLAYDGTYYMEHAISEITTTLIETVAIVALVVFLFMGSIRTVLVPLVAMPVSLVGACIAMLLFGFSLNLLTILAIVLSVGLVVDDAIVVVENVERHVREGKSRLDAALLGARELFAPIISMTITLAAVYTPIGFQSGLTGMLFREFAFTLAAAVVISGIVAVTLSPIMSAWMVPAGGKENRFTRFVNSIFDGVRRVYDRALGAVLQVWWVCVIAAIAICVFAPFLYQNSKKELAPTEDEGIVFAVVQTAPDATLDYTVRGFRKVADAFLSVPEARFFFQIAELSMGGGFGGIQTVDWDKRTRTTEPIQGEVIGQLMGVEELRSIAVRPAPLPGAGQFDVELVITSADDAQDMEPYIGQLIGAGYGSGKFVYVDSDLKIDLPQTRIEIDRKKVADLGLDMADIGQDLAVLLSGGYVNRFNYLGRSYKVIPQVGDSLRRTPEQLLELKVRTSDGGSVSLRSLVHLRTEAVPRVLTRFQQRNSAKVYGVVAPGVTKEEALSALEDAARQIVPAGYAVDYAGESRQMRTEGSTLVGTLGFAVGLIYLVLATQFGSFRDPFIVLLGSVPLALTGALVFTAFGATTINIYSQVGLITLVGLVAKNGILIVEFANHLREQGLSKLDAVKQASSTRLRPILMTSAATVFGHFPLVLVTGAGAEARNSIGIVLVSGMAISTLFTLFVVPSIYMLLASKRAAHVPEAPDAPRDRHEVPHTNGAVPAAAVAT from the coding sequence GTGAAGTCGTTCACAGACATCTTCATCCGCAAGCCCGTGCTGGCGATCGTGATCAACCTGATCATCCTGGCGGTGGGGTGGCGTTCGATCGACGCCCTGGCGGTGCGCCAGTACCCGCGCCTGGAATCGAGCGCGATCCTCATCACGACGGTGTACGTGGGCGCGAACGCGGAGACGGTGCGGGGGTTCATCACCACGCCGATCGAGCAGGCGGTGTCGGCGATCGACGGGATCGACTACATCGAGAGCAGCAGCCGCGCGGGCGTGAGCGTGGTCACGGTGCGTCTGCGCCTGAACCACGACAGCAACGACGCGCTGGCCGAGATCAGCGCGCGCCTGAACCAGGTGCGCAGCCGCCTGCCCAGCGACGCCGAGGCCCCGTCGGTGGACATCCAGCGCACCGACAAGCCCTACGCGACGTTCTACATCAGCTTCACGAGCGACGACCTGTCGCTCACGCAGCTCAACGACTACCTCGTGCGCGAGGTGCAGCCCGAGTTCCAGACCATCGAGGGCGTGCAGCGCGCGGGCGTCGAGGGACAGCGCGAACTCGCGCTGCGCGCGTGGCTCGACACCACGAAGATGGAGAGCTACGACATCACGGCGAGCGAGGTGCGCCTCGCGCTCACGCGGAACAACTTCCTCGCCACCGTGGGTCGAACGAAGAGCAGCGACGTGCAGATCGACCTGCTGACCGACACCGATCTCAAGTCGGTCGCGGAGTTCGAGGACCTCATCGTGCGCGAACGCGAGGGCACGCTCGTGCGCCTCAAGGACATCGCGCGGGTGGAGCTCGGGAGCGAGGAACCCACCGGCGAGGCCGGCTTCAACGGCAAGCCCGCGATCTGGCTCTCCATCTGGCCCCTCCCGCGCGCGAACGAACTGGACGTCGCCTCTCGCCTCAAGGAGCGGATCGAGCAGGTGCGCCCAACGCTGCCCAAGGGCGTCGAGATGACGCTCGCCTACGACGGCACGTACTACATGGAGCACGCGATCTCGGAGATCACGACGACGCTCATCGAGACGGTCGCCATCGTGGCGCTGGTGGTGTTCCTCTTCATGGGCTCGATCCGCACGGTGCTCGTGCCGCTGGTCGCGATGCCCGTCTCGCTCGTGGGCGCGTGCATCGCGATGCTGCTCTTCGGGTTCTCGCTGAACCTGCTGACGATCCTGGCCATCGTGCTCTCGGTGGGGCTGGTGGTCGACGACGCGATCGTGGTGGTCGAGAACGTCGAACGACACGTGCGCGAGGGCAAGAGCCGCCTCGACGCCGCCCTGCTGGGCGCGCGCGAGCTCTTCGCCCCCATCATCTCCATGACCATCACGCTCGCGGCGGTCTACACGCCCATCGGCTTCCAGTCCGGGCTCACGGGCATGCTCTTCCGCGAGTTCGCGTTCACGCTCGCCGCCGCCGTCGTCATCTCCGGCATTGTCGCCGTCACGCTCTCGCCCATCATGAGCGCGTGGATGGTGCCCGCGGGCGGGAAGGAGAACCGGTTCACCCGCTTCGTGAACTCGATCTTCGACGGCGTGCGGCGCGTCTACGACCGCGCGCTGGGCGCCGTCCTGCAGGTCTGGTGGGTCTGCGTCATCGCCGCCATCGCGATCTGCGTCTTCGCCCCCTTCCTCTACCAGAACTCCAAGAAGGAACTCGCCCCCACCGAGGACGAGGGCATCGTCTTCGCCGTCGTGCAGACCGCCCCCGACGCAACGCTCGACTACACCGTGCGCGGCTTCCGGAAGGTCGCCGACGCGTTCCTCTCCGTCCCCGAGGCGCGGTTCTTCTTCCAGATCGCCGAGCTCTCGATGGGCGGCGGGTTCGGCGGCATCCAGACCGTCGACTGGGACAAGCGCACCCGCACCACCGAGCCCATCCAGGGCGAGGTCATCGGCCAGCTCATGGGCGTCGAGGAGCTCCGCTCCATCGCCGTGCGGCCCGCGCCGCTCCCCGGCGCCGGGCAGTTCGACGTCGAACTCGTCATCACCAGCGCCGACGACGCGCAGGACATGGAGCCCTACATCGGCCAGCTCATCGGCGCGGGGTACGGGTCCGGCAAGTTCGTCTACGTCGACAGCGACCTCAAGATCGACCTCCCCCAGACCCGCATCGAGATTGATCGCAAGAAGGTCGCCGATCTCGGGCTCGACATGGCCGACATCGGCCAGGACCTCGCCGTGCTCCTCTCGGGCGGGTACGTCAACCGCTTCAACTACCTCGGGCGCAGCTACAAGGTTATCCCGCAGGTCGGCGATTCGCTCCGCCGCACCCCCGAGCAACTGCTCGAACTCAAGGTGCGCACCTCCGACGGCGGCTCGGTCTCGCTCCGCTCGCTCGTGCACCTCCGCACCGAGGCCGTTCCCCGCGTCCTCACCCGCTTCCAGCAGCGCAACAGCGCGAAGGTCTACGGCGTCGTCGCGCCGGGCGTCACGAAGGAAGAAGCCCTCAGCGCCCTCGAGGACGCCGCGCGCCAGATCGTGCCCGCGGGCTATGCCGTCGACTACGCCGGCGAGAGCCGCCAGATGCGCACCGAGGGCTCTACGCTCGTCGGCACGCTCGGCTTCGCGGTCGGGCTCATCTACCTCGTGCTCGCCACCCAGTTCGGCAGCTTCCGCGATCCCTTCATCGTGTTGCTCGGCTCCGTGCCCCTCGCCCTCACCGGCGCGCTCGTGTTCACCGCCTTCGGCGCCACCACCATCAACATCTACTCGCAGGTCGGGCTCATCACGCTGGTCGGCCTCGTCGCGAAGAACGGCATCCTCATCGTCGAGTTCGCCAACCACCTCCGCGAGCAGGGGCTCAGCAAGCTCGACGCCGTGAAGCAGGCCTCGTCGACGCGCCTGCGCCCCATCCTCATGACCTCCGCCGCCACAGTCTTCGGGCATTTCCCCCTCGTGCTCGTCACCGGCGCCGGCGCCGAGGCCCGCAACAGCATCGGCATCGTGCTCGTCAGCGGCATGGCCATTTCGACCCTGTTCACGCTCTTCGTCGTGCCCTCCATCTACATGCTGCTCGCCAGCAAGCGGGCCGCGCACGTGCCGGAGGCCCCCGATGCCCCGCGCGACCGGCACGAGGTACCCCACACGAACGGCGCTGTGCCCGCGGCCGCGGTCGCGACCTGA
- a CDS encoding efflux RND transporter periplasmic adaptor subunit, with amino-acid sequence MKRATVVGIVLACVIVVAAGGLLVMYTSRPAPDAGPPGGGEAAFEPFETVQIVEAREVPYQETADLVGTVVAVRSVVVRNELPGVVTHVGFQSGDVVEAGEELLKLDDATERADLEAAIASVRVAEANVATTDTQVALAQLELQRLSDVQSRGAVAELEIDRARSRLDTVQADRLRWLAEVDQAKARAAQVEVRLAKLTIRAPFRARAGMRSVHEGQYLAEGVDVVGLQELTDTIYLDFAIPQQYSPLVTLGTSVMASAPLLGDEPIRIDVVAVDATVSRDTRNLRVRAVVDNSRGVLVPGMFIQVRVPIAAPTTRVVVPSTAIRRAAHANSVFVIGQPSAGGDTRAVQRYVTLGAAIDDSVIVLEGVKPGERIAADGSFKLRDGVKVMVGPPAGGPGGPGGPGGPGGPGGEAGTGGAVGSR; translated from the coding sequence ATGAAGCGTGCGACTGTGGTGGGCATCGTGCTCGCGTGCGTGATCGTCGTGGCGGCGGGCGGGCTGCTCGTGATGTACACGTCCCGACCCGCGCCGGACGCGGGCCCGCCCGGCGGCGGGGAGGCCGCCTTCGAGCCGTTCGAGACCGTCCAGATCGTCGAAGCGCGCGAGGTCCCGTACCAGGAGACCGCCGACCTGGTCGGCACTGTCGTCGCGGTGCGCTCCGTGGTCGTGCGGAACGAACTCCCCGGCGTGGTGACGCACGTGGGGTTCCAGTCGGGCGACGTGGTGGAGGCGGGCGAGGAACTCCTGAAGCTCGACGACGCGACGGAACGGGCCGATCTCGAGGCGGCGATCGCCTCGGTGCGCGTCGCCGAGGCCAACGTCGCCACCACCGACACGCAGGTCGCGCTGGCGCAGCTGGAACTGCAGCGCCTGTCGGACGTGCAGTCGCGCGGGGCCGTCGCGGAGCTCGAGATCGACCGTGCCCGCTCGCGGCTCGACACCGTGCAGGCCGACCGCCTGCGCTGGCTGGCGGAGGTGGACCAGGCCAAGGCCCGGGCCGCCCAGGTGGAAGTGCGCCTCGCGAAGCTCACGATCCGGGCGCCCTTCCGCGCCCGCGCGGGCATGCGCTCGGTGCACGAGGGCCAGTACCTGGCCGAGGGGGTCGACGTGGTCGGCCTGCAGGAACTGACCGACACGATCTACCTCGACTTCGCGATCCCGCAGCAGTATTCCCCGCTCGTGACGCTGGGCACGTCGGTCATGGCGTCGGCCCCGCTGCTGGGCGACGAGCCGATCCGCATCGACGTGGTCGCGGTGGACGCGACCGTGAGCCGAGACACCCGCAACCTGCGCGTGCGCGCGGTGGTGGATAACTCGCGGGGCGTGCTGGTCCCCGGGATGTTCATCCAGGTGCGCGTGCCGATCGCGGCCCCGACGACGCGCGTCGTCGTGCCGTCCACCGCCATCCGTCGCGCGGCGCACGCAAACTCGGTGTTCGTCATCGGCCAGCCGTCCGCCGGGGGCGACACCCGAGCCGTGCAGCGGTATGTCACGCTCGGGGCGGCGATCGACGACTCCGTCATCGTGCTCGAGGGCGTCAAGCCGGGCGAACGCATCGCGGCGGACGGCTCGTTCAAGCTGCGCGACGGGGTGAAGGTCATGGTCGGCCCTCCCGCGGGTGGACCGGGTGGACCGGGCGGGCCGGGTGGACCGGGTGGACCGGGCGGTGAGGCTGGAACGGGCGGGGCCGTGGGCAGCCGCTAG
- a CDS encoding TetR/AcrR family transcriptional regulator, whose product MDHPPALRDRILDAAETVVVRQGIGSVTLEAVAAEAGISKGGLLHHFPSKDRLIEGMVQRCAEHWRACSLEAYERVPPGSGRMARGLLSHLADEQEWSEQCRQSSCAVFAALAQNPSLIEPMRAVSGEMRERLSRDGLPPGVGDVVIAALDGLWLCRVLGLAPVDAALMKRVRKVLEPLVQGEGSRTGASPARRGSRALSTRATQERSKRGGSR is encoded by the coding sequence ATGGACCACCCGCCCGCCCTGCGCGACCGCATCCTCGACGCCGCCGAGACGGTCGTCGTGCGCCAGGGCATCGGCTCGGTGACGCTGGAGGCGGTGGCGGCGGAGGCGGGGATCAGCAAGGGCGGGCTGCTGCACCACTTTCCGAGCAAGGACCGGCTGATCGAGGGCATGGTGCAGCGCTGCGCCGAACACTGGCGCGCCTGCTCGCTGGAGGCGTACGAGCGCGTGCCGCCCGGGTCCGGGCGCATGGCCCGCGGGCTGCTCAGCCACCTGGCCGACGAGCAGGAGTGGAGCGAGCAGTGCCGCCAGAGTTCGTGCGCGGTGTTCGCGGCCCTTGCGCAGAACCCCAGCCTGATCGAGCCGATGCGCGCCGTCTCGGGCGAGATGCGCGAACGGCTGTCGCGGGACGGGCTGCCCCCGGGCGTGGGCGACGTGGTGATCGCCGCGCTCGACGGGCTCTGGCTGTGCCGCGTGCTCGGGCTGGCGCCCGTGGACGCCGCGCTCATGAAGCGCGTGCGCAAGGTGCTCGAGCCGCTGGTGCAGGGCGAGGGGTCGCGCACCGGCGCTTCCCCGGCGCGGCGCGGATCCCGCGCCCTGTCCACACGTGCCACGCAAGAGCGTTCGAAGCGAGGAGGGTCGAGATGA
- a CDS encoding SRPBCC domain-containing protein: protein MSTRPTNASVPLAPHATPASVDAPQEPVRTLRIERRIEIDAPPEVVFDAILEEMGPGSVLPDGRSMQMRVEAWPGGRWFRDLGDGRGHLWGHVQVIKPPTLLELCGPMFMSYPAANFVQYRVTQAPGGGSVLELVHRAMGLLLSEHTEGVAMGWEHGLGMIRSRAERAAGGGPSVRTV from the coding sequence ATGTCGACCCGCCCGACGAACGCCAGCGTCCCCCTCGCGCCCCACGCAACGCCCGCCAGCGTCGACGCCCCGCAGGAGCCGGTGCGCACGCTGCGCATCGAGCGACGCATCGAGATCGACGCGCCGCCCGAGGTGGTGTTCGATGCGATCCTGGAGGAGATGGGCCCGGGGAGCGTGCTGCCGGACGGGCGGTCGATGCAGATGCGGGTGGAGGCCTGGCCCGGCGGGCGGTGGTTCCGAGACCTGGGCGACGGGCGCGGGCACCTGTGGGGGCACGTGCAGGTGATCAAGCCCCCGACGCTGCTGGAGCTGTGCGGGCCCATGTTCATGTCGTACCCCGCGGCGAACTTCGTGCAGTACCGCGTGACGCAGGCCCCGGGGGGCGGATCGGTCCTGGAACTGGTGCACCGCGCGATGGGGCTGCTGCTCAGCGAGCACACCGAGGGCGTGGCGATGGGGTGGGAGCACGGGCTGGGGATGATCCGCTCGCGCGCCGAGCGGGCGGCGGGGGGTGGGCCGTCCGTCCGGACGGTTTGA
- a CDS encoding metalloregulator ArsR/SmtB family transcription factor, producing MPASPVQSPEPPPADAFAAIAEPRRRRLIDLLARQGPTPAGDLVDAMQIPQPSVSKHLAILREVGLVRVERRGRQRIYELNGPALKPVYDWVAALEQHWTTHLDRIKQRAERRANRASRGSPHTKE from the coding sequence ATGCCCGCCTCGCCCGTGCAATCGCCCGAGCCCCCGCCCGCCGACGCGTTCGCGGCGATCGCCGAGCCTCGACGACGCCGGCTGATCGACCTGCTCGCGCGGCAGGGGCCAACGCCCGCGGGCGACCTCGTGGACGCGATGCAGATCCCGCAGCCCAGCGTGTCCAAGCACCTCGCGATCCTGCGGGAGGTCGGGCTCGTGCGGGTTGAGCGCCGCGGGCGCCAGCGCATCTACGAACTGAACGGCCCGGCGCTCAAGCCCGTGTACGACTGGGTCGCGGCGCTCGAGCAGCACTGGACCACGCACCTCGACCGCATCAAGCAGCGCGCGGAACGCCGGGCGAACCGGGCGAGCCGCGGATCCCCGCACACCAAGGAGTAG
- a CDS encoding rhodanese-like domain-containing protein, translating to MTMTSASRTAPTGALQPVPADAAIAAQAEPREVRRWLQSGECVLLDVREADEHARERIAGAKLLPLSKFDPAHAASMVRAGQKLVVHCRSGRRSADACRLAASLAASGVQVVNMTGGIEAWKKDALPVEVDSRVSGISVMRQVQLVIGVGVLGGSALAWFVDPRFVALPAFFGAGLTFAGATGTCALATLIGKMPWNRAKTGGSCSTGTCG from the coding sequence ATGACCATGACAAGCGCCAGCCGAACCGCCCCGACCGGAGCACTGCAGCCGGTGCCCGCCGACGCCGCCATCGCGGCGCAGGCCGAGCCTCGCGAAGTGCGCCGTTGGCTGCAATCGGGCGAGTGCGTGCTGCTGGACGTGCGAGAAGCCGACGAGCACGCCCGCGAGCGCATCGCCGGTGCGAAGCTGCTGCCGCTCTCGAAGTTCGATCCCGCCCACGCCGCGTCCATGGTGCGCGCCGGACAGAAGCTCGTCGTGCACTGCCGCAGCGGTCGACGGTCGGCGGACGCCTGCCGCCTGGCGGCGTCGCTGGCCGCGTCGGGCGTGCAGGTCGTGAACATGACGGGCGGGATCGAGGCCTGGAAGAAGGACGCGCTGCCCGTCGAGGTCGACTCGCGGGTTTCGGGCATTAGTGTCATGCGCCAGGTGCAGTTGGTGATCGGCGTGGGCGTGCTCGGCGGGAGCGCGCTCGCGTGGTTCGTCGATCCTCGGTTCGTCGCGCTGCCCGCCTTCTTCGGGGCCGGCCTCACATTCGCCGGCGCCACCGGCACCTGCGCCCTCGCCACGCTGATCGGCAAAATGCCCTGGAATCGGGCCAAGACCGGCGGATCGTGCTCCACCGGCACGTGCGGCTAA
- a CDS encoding carboxymuconolactone decarboxylase family protein yields MHHDASSFYESWPATMNAMKAMPGGWDIGKAFAPFFQGIMKDTAAEGGLSAKHKELVALGVGVSSRCEPCIYAHVEKCLKAGATPREVMDAAGVAVMMGGGPVYTYVPVVAAALRHWEAAAR; encoded by the coding sequence ATGCATCACGACGCGAGTTCGTTCTATGAATCCTGGCCCGCCACCATGAACGCCATGAAGGCGATGCCCGGCGGCTGGGACATCGGCAAGGCCTTCGCCCCCTTCTTTCAGGGGATCATGAAGGACACCGCCGCCGAAGGCGGGCTGTCGGCCAAGCACAAGGAACTCGTCGCGCTGGGCGTCGGCGTATCGTCGCGGTGCGAGCCGTGCATCTACGCCCACGTCGAGAAGTGTCTGAAGGCGGGGGCCACGCCGCGCGAGGTCATGGACGCCGCGGGAGTCGCCGTGATGATGGGCGGCGGCCCGGTGTATACATATGTGCCGGTCGTCGCCGCCGCGCTCCGCCATTGGGAAGCCGCGGCGCGGTGA